A region of Saimiri boliviensis isolate mSaiBol1 chromosome 8, mSaiBol1.pri, whole genome shotgun sequence DNA encodes the following proteins:
- the IGSF11 gene encoding immunoglobulin superfamily member 11 isoform X4, giving the protein MTSRRSPLASLLLLSLHGVAASLEVSESPGSIQVARGQTAVLPCTFTTSAALINLNVIWMVIPLSNANQPEQVILYQGGQTFDGAPRFHGRVGFTGTMPATNVSIFINNTQLSDTGTYQCLVNNLPDRGGRNIGVTGLTVLDQVQGTVTIRNISALSSGLYQCVASNAIGTSTCLLDLQVISPQPRNIGLIAGAIGTGAVIIIFCIALILGAFFYWRSKNKEEEEEEIPNEIREDDLPPKSSSAKAFHTEISSSNNTLTSSNTYNSRYWSNNPKVHRNAESFNHFSDLGHSFSLHSGNANIPSIYANGSHLVPGQHKTLVVTANRGSSPQVMPRSNGSVSRKPRSPHTHSYTISHATLERIGAVPVMVPAQSRAGSLV; this is encoded by the exons GTGTTGCAGCATCCCTGGAAGTGTCAGAGAGCCCTGGGAGTATCCAGGTGGCCCGGGGTCAGACAGCAGTCCTGCCCTGCACTTTCACTACCAGCGCTGCCCTCATTAACCTCAATGTCATTTGGATGGTCATTCCTCTCTCCAATGCCAACCAGCCTGAACAG GTCATCCTGTATCAGGGTGGACAGACGTTTGATGGTGCCCCCCGGTTCCATGGTAGGGTAGGATTTACAGGCACCATGCCAGCTACCAATGTCTCTATCTTCATTAATAACACTCAGTTATCAGATACAGGCACCTACCAGTGTCTGGTCAACAACCTTCCAGACAGAGGGGGCAGGAACATTGGGGTCACCGGTCTCACGGTGTTAG ACCAGGTCCAGGGAACAGTCACCATCCGGAACATCAGTGCCCTGTCTTCAGGTTTGTACCAGTGTGTGGCTTCTAATGCTATTGGAACCAGCACCTGTCTTCTGGATCTCCAGGTTATTTCAC CCCAGCCCAGGAACATTGGACTAATAGCTGGAGCCATTGGCACTGGTGCAGTTATTATCATTTTTTGCATTGCACTAATTTTAGGGGCATTCTTTTACTggagaagcaaaaataaagaggaggaggaagaagaaattccCAATGAAATAAG AGAGGATGATCTTCCACCCAAGAGTTCTTCTGCCAAAGCATTTCACACTGAGATTTCCTCCTCGAACAACACACTAACCTCTTCCAATACCTACAACAGTCGATACTGGAGCAACAATCCAAAAGTTCATAGAAACGCAGAGTCATTCAACCACTTCAGTGACTTGGGCCATTCTTTCTCCCTCCACTCAGGCAATGCCAACATACCATCCATTTATGCTAATGGGAGCCATCTGGTGCCGGGTCAACACAAGACTCTGGTAGTGACAGCCAACAGAGGGTCATCACCTCAGGTGATGCCCAGGAGCAATGGTTCAGTCAGTAGAAAGCCTCGGTCTCCACACACTCATTCCTACACCATAAGCCACGCAACGCTGGAGCGAATTGGTGCAGTGCCGGTCATGGTACCTGCCCAGAGTCGGGCTGGGTCCCTGGTATAG
- the IGSF11 gene encoding immunoglobulin superfamily member 11 isoform X2: protein MTSRRSPLASLLLLSLHGVAASLEVSESPGSIQVARGQTAVLPCTFTTSAALINLNVIWMVIPLSNANQPEQVILYQGGQTFDGAPRFHGRVGFTGTMPATNVSIFINNTQLSDTGTYQCLVNNLPDRGGRNIGVTGLTVLVPPSAPHCQIQGSQDIGSDVILLCSSEEGIPRPTYLWEKLDNTLKLPPTATQDQVQGTVTIRNISALSSAQPRNIGLIAGAIGTGAVIIIFCIALILGAFFYWRSKNKEEEEEEIPNEIREDDLPPKSSSAKAFHTEISSSNNTLTSSNTYNSRYWSNNPKVHRNAESFNHFSDLGHSFSLHSGNANIPSIYANGSHLVPGQHKTLVVTANRGSSPQVMPRSNGSVSRKPRSPHTHSYTISHATLERIGAVPVMVPAQSRAGSLV from the exons GTGTTGCAGCATCCCTGGAAGTGTCAGAGAGCCCTGGGAGTATCCAGGTGGCCCGGGGTCAGACAGCAGTCCTGCCCTGCACTTTCACTACCAGCGCTGCCCTCATTAACCTCAATGTCATTTGGATGGTCATTCCTCTCTCCAATGCCAACCAGCCTGAACAG GTCATCCTGTATCAGGGTGGACAGACGTTTGATGGTGCCCCCCGGTTCCATGGTAGGGTAGGATTTACAGGCACCATGCCAGCTACCAATGTCTCTATCTTCATTAATAACACTCAGTTATCAGATACAGGCACCTACCAGTGTCTGGTCAACAACCTTCCAGACAGAGGGGGCAGGAACATTGGGGTCACCGGTCTCACGGTGTTAG TTCCCCCTTCTGCCCCACACTGCCAAATCCAAGGATCCCAGGATATTGGCAGCGATGTCATCCTGCTCTGTAGCTCCGAGGAAGGCATTCCTCGACCAACTTACCTTTGGGAGAAGTTAGACAATACCCTCAAACTACCTCCAACAGCCACTCAGG ACCAGGTCCAGGGAACAGTCACCATCCGGAACATCAGTGCCCTGTCTTCAG CCCAGCCCAGGAACATTGGACTAATAGCTGGAGCCATTGGCACTGGTGCAGTTATTATCATTTTTTGCATTGCACTAATTTTAGGGGCATTCTTTTACTggagaagcaaaaataaagaggaggaggaagaagaaattccCAATGAAATAAG AGAGGATGATCTTCCACCCAAGAGTTCTTCTGCCAAAGCATTTCACACTGAGATTTCCTCCTCGAACAACACACTAACCTCTTCCAATACCTACAACAGTCGATACTGGAGCAACAATCCAAAAGTTCATAGAAACGCAGAGTCATTCAACCACTTCAGTGACTTGGGCCATTCTTTCTCCCTCCACTCAGGCAATGCCAACATACCATCCATTTATGCTAATGGGAGCCATCTGGTGCCGGGTCAACACAAGACTCTGGTAGTGACAGCCAACAGAGGGTCATCACCTCAGGTGATGCCCAGGAGCAATGGTTCAGTCAGTAGAAAGCCTCGGTCTCCACACACTCATTCCTACACCATAAGCCACGCAACGCTGGAGCGAATTGGTGCAGTGCCGGTCATGGTACCTGCCCAGAGTCGGGCTGGGTCCCTGGTATAG
- the IGSF11 gene encoding immunoglobulin superfamily member 11 isoform X3 — protein sequence MTSRRSPLASLLLLSLHGVAASLEVSESPGSIQVARGQTAVLPCTFTTSAALINLNVIWMVIPLSNANQPEQVILYQGGQTFDGAPRFHGRVGFTGTMPATNVSIFINNTQLSDTGTYQCLVNNLPDRGGRNIGVTGLTVLVPPSAPHCQIQGSQDIGSDVILLCSSEEGIPRPTYLWEKLDNTLKLPPTATQDQVQGTVTIRNISALSSGLYQCVASNAIGTSTCLLDLQVISRAFFYWRSKNKEEEEEEIPNEIREDDLPPKSSSAKAFHTEISSSNNTLTSSNTYNSRYWSNNPKVHRNAESFNHFSDLGHSFSLHSGNANIPSIYANGSHLVPGQHKTLVVTANRGSSPQVMPRSNGSVSRKPRSPHTHSYTISHATLERIGAVPVMVPAQSRAGSLV from the exons GTGTTGCAGCATCCCTGGAAGTGTCAGAGAGCCCTGGGAGTATCCAGGTGGCCCGGGGTCAGACAGCAGTCCTGCCCTGCACTTTCACTACCAGCGCTGCCCTCATTAACCTCAATGTCATTTGGATGGTCATTCCTCTCTCCAATGCCAACCAGCCTGAACAG GTCATCCTGTATCAGGGTGGACAGACGTTTGATGGTGCCCCCCGGTTCCATGGTAGGGTAGGATTTACAGGCACCATGCCAGCTACCAATGTCTCTATCTTCATTAATAACACTCAGTTATCAGATACAGGCACCTACCAGTGTCTGGTCAACAACCTTCCAGACAGAGGGGGCAGGAACATTGGGGTCACCGGTCTCACGGTGTTAG TTCCCCCTTCTGCCCCACACTGCCAAATCCAAGGATCCCAGGATATTGGCAGCGATGTCATCCTGCTCTGTAGCTCCGAGGAAGGCATTCCTCGACCAACTTACCTTTGGGAGAAGTTAGACAATACCCTCAAACTACCTCCAACAGCCACTCAGG ACCAGGTCCAGGGAACAGTCACCATCCGGAACATCAGTGCCCTGTCTTCAGGTTTGTACCAGTGTGTGGCTTCTAATGCTATTGGAACCAGCACCTGTCTTCTGGATCTCCAGGTTATTTCAC GGGCATTCTTTTACTggagaagcaaaaataaagaggaggaggaagaagaaattccCAATGAAATAAG AGAGGATGATCTTCCACCCAAGAGTTCTTCTGCCAAAGCATTTCACACTGAGATTTCCTCCTCGAACAACACACTAACCTCTTCCAATACCTACAACAGTCGATACTGGAGCAACAATCCAAAAGTTCATAGAAACGCAGAGTCATTCAACCACTTCAGTGACTTGGGCCATTCTTTCTCCCTCCACTCAGGCAATGCCAACATACCATCCATTTATGCTAATGGGAGCCATCTGGTGCCGGGTCAACACAAGACTCTGGTAGTGACAGCCAACAGAGGGTCATCACCTCAGGTGATGCCCAGGAGCAATGGTTCAGTCAGTAGAAAGCCTCGGTCTCCACACACTCATTCCTACACCATAAGCCACGCAACGCTGGAGCGAATTGGTGCAGTGCCGGTCATGGTACCTGCCCAGAGTCGGGCTGGGTCCCTGGTATAG
- the IGSF11 gene encoding immunoglobulin superfamily member 11 isoform X5, producing MTSRRSPLASLLLLSLHGVAASLEVSESPGSIQVARGQTAVLPCTFTTSAALINLNVIWMVIPLSNANQPEQVILYQGGQTFDGAPRFHGRVGFTGTMPATNVSIFINNTQLSDTGTYQCLVNNLPDRGGRNIGVTGLTVLDQVQGTVTIRNISALSSAQPRNIGLIAGAIGTGAVIIIFCIALILGAFFYWRSKNKEEEEEEIPNEIREDDLPPKSSSAKAFHTEISSSNNTLTSSNTYNSRYWSNNPKVHRNAESFNHFSDLGHSFSLHSGNANIPSIYANGSHLVPGQHKTLVVTANRGSSPQVMPRSNGSVSRKPRSPHTHSYTISHATLERIGAVPVMVPAQSRAGSLV from the exons GTGTTGCAGCATCCCTGGAAGTGTCAGAGAGCCCTGGGAGTATCCAGGTGGCCCGGGGTCAGACAGCAGTCCTGCCCTGCACTTTCACTACCAGCGCTGCCCTCATTAACCTCAATGTCATTTGGATGGTCATTCCTCTCTCCAATGCCAACCAGCCTGAACAG GTCATCCTGTATCAGGGTGGACAGACGTTTGATGGTGCCCCCCGGTTCCATGGTAGGGTAGGATTTACAGGCACCATGCCAGCTACCAATGTCTCTATCTTCATTAATAACACTCAGTTATCAGATACAGGCACCTACCAGTGTCTGGTCAACAACCTTCCAGACAGAGGGGGCAGGAACATTGGGGTCACCGGTCTCACGGTGTTAG ACCAGGTCCAGGGAACAGTCACCATCCGGAACATCAGTGCCCTGTCTTCAG CCCAGCCCAGGAACATTGGACTAATAGCTGGAGCCATTGGCACTGGTGCAGTTATTATCATTTTTTGCATTGCACTAATTTTAGGGGCATTCTTTTACTggagaagcaaaaataaagaggaggaggaagaagaaattccCAATGAAATAAG AGAGGATGATCTTCCACCCAAGAGTTCTTCTGCCAAAGCATTTCACACTGAGATTTCCTCCTCGAACAACACACTAACCTCTTCCAATACCTACAACAGTCGATACTGGAGCAACAATCCAAAAGTTCATAGAAACGCAGAGTCATTCAACCACTTCAGTGACTTGGGCCATTCTTTCTCCCTCCACTCAGGCAATGCCAACATACCATCCATTTATGCTAATGGGAGCCATCTGGTGCCGGGTCAACACAAGACTCTGGTAGTGACAGCCAACAGAGGGTCATCACCTCAGGTGATGCCCAGGAGCAATGGTTCAGTCAGTAGAAAGCCTCGGTCTCCACACACTCATTCCTACACCATAAGCCACGCAACGCTGGAGCGAATTGGTGCAGTGCCGGTCATGGTACCTGCCCAGAGTCGGGCTGGGTCCCTGGTATAG
- the IGSF11 gene encoding immunoglobulin superfamily member 11 isoform X1, with protein MTSRRSPLASLLLLSLHGVAASLEVSESPGSIQVARGQTAVLPCTFTTSAALINLNVIWMVIPLSNANQPEQVILYQGGQTFDGAPRFHGRVGFTGTMPATNVSIFINNTQLSDTGTYQCLVNNLPDRGGRNIGVTGLTVLVPPSAPHCQIQGSQDIGSDVILLCSSEEGIPRPTYLWEKLDNTLKLPPTATQDQVQGTVTIRNISALSSGLYQCVASNAIGTSTCLLDLQVISPQPRNIGLIAGAIGTGAVIIIFCIALILGAFFYWRSKNKEEEEEEIPNEIREDDLPPKSSSAKAFHTEISSSNNTLTSSNTYNSRYWSNNPKVHRNAESFNHFSDLGHSFSLHSGNANIPSIYANGSHLVPGQHKTLVVTANRGSSPQVMPRSNGSVSRKPRSPHTHSYTISHATLERIGAVPVMVPAQSRAGSLV; from the exons GTGTTGCAGCATCCCTGGAAGTGTCAGAGAGCCCTGGGAGTATCCAGGTGGCCCGGGGTCAGACAGCAGTCCTGCCCTGCACTTTCACTACCAGCGCTGCCCTCATTAACCTCAATGTCATTTGGATGGTCATTCCTCTCTCCAATGCCAACCAGCCTGAACAG GTCATCCTGTATCAGGGTGGACAGACGTTTGATGGTGCCCCCCGGTTCCATGGTAGGGTAGGATTTACAGGCACCATGCCAGCTACCAATGTCTCTATCTTCATTAATAACACTCAGTTATCAGATACAGGCACCTACCAGTGTCTGGTCAACAACCTTCCAGACAGAGGGGGCAGGAACATTGGGGTCACCGGTCTCACGGTGTTAG TTCCCCCTTCTGCCCCACACTGCCAAATCCAAGGATCCCAGGATATTGGCAGCGATGTCATCCTGCTCTGTAGCTCCGAGGAAGGCATTCCTCGACCAACTTACCTTTGGGAGAAGTTAGACAATACCCTCAAACTACCTCCAACAGCCACTCAGG ACCAGGTCCAGGGAACAGTCACCATCCGGAACATCAGTGCCCTGTCTTCAGGTTTGTACCAGTGTGTGGCTTCTAATGCTATTGGAACCAGCACCTGTCTTCTGGATCTCCAGGTTATTTCAC CCCAGCCCAGGAACATTGGACTAATAGCTGGAGCCATTGGCACTGGTGCAGTTATTATCATTTTTTGCATTGCACTAATTTTAGGGGCATTCTTTTACTggagaagcaaaaataaagaggaggaggaagaagaaattccCAATGAAATAAG AGAGGATGATCTTCCACCCAAGAGTTCTTCTGCCAAAGCATTTCACACTGAGATTTCCTCCTCGAACAACACACTAACCTCTTCCAATACCTACAACAGTCGATACTGGAGCAACAATCCAAAAGTTCATAGAAACGCAGAGTCATTCAACCACTTCAGTGACTTGGGCCATTCTTTCTCCCTCCACTCAGGCAATGCCAACATACCATCCATTTATGCTAATGGGAGCCATCTGGTGCCGGGTCAACACAAGACTCTGGTAGTGACAGCCAACAGAGGGTCATCACCTCAGGTGATGCCCAGGAGCAATGGTTCAGTCAGTAGAAAGCCTCGGTCTCCACACACTCATTCCTACACCATAAGCCACGCAACGCTGGAGCGAATTGGTGCAGTGCCGGTCATGGTACCTGCCCAGAGTCGGGCTGGGTCCCTGGTATAG